CGCCTTGTCTATGGCCAATGCAGGACCGAACACCAATGGAAGTCAGTTCTTTATCGTTCAAAATCAAAACTTCCCATACAATGCCAAAGAATTAGAGCGTGGTGGTTGGCCAAAAGAAATTGCAACAGCCTATGTTGAAAATGGGGGAACGCCACATTTAGACCAACGTCATACCGTATTCGGTCACCTAGCTAATGAAGCATCATTTGTTGTACTCGATACCATTGCTGGGGTTGATACAGATTCAGCAGACCGTCCACTTGAAGATGTGGTGATTGAAACCATCGAAATAGAGGATTAAGATGAGGATTGGAGATAAGATCAAGGGAACGGTATCGGGAATTCAACCTTACGGAGCCTTTGTAGACTTAGAAAATGGCACGACAGGTTTGATTCATATTTCCGAAATCAAGACAGGTTTTGTGGATAACATCTACGACCATGTCAAGATTGGTCAAGAGGTCTTGGTACAGGTGGTTGATTTTGATGAATACACAGAAAAAGCCAGCCTATCTATCCGAACGCTTGAAGAAGAACAGCAAAAAATTCCTCGACACCACAGATTTACCAATGAACGAAATAAAATCGGCTTTAGTCCGTTGGCTAAAAGTCTTCCGAGATGGATCCAGGAAGCTAAAGAATACCTCAAAGAACAAAAAGAAAAGAAGGTTTAGGGAGAAACTCCCGACCTTCTTTTGCTTTGTATTAATTATCAAATTCAGGCTCTTTGTCAACTGTAGTGGGTAGATGAAAAGCTAACACCTAGAGAGGACGAAGTTCGTTCTCTCTTTCTTTATGTTCAAAGCAATCAAAATACGTTTTTTAAAATTTTCAAAGTTCCTGAAACCAAAGGCATTTCTTTTAATGACTTTGATGAGATTGTTGGTAGCTTCCAGTTTGGCGTTCGAATAAGGCAATTCCATGGCGTTTAAAACCTTTTCTTTATCCTTTAGAAATGTCTTAAATACCGTCTGGAAAATAGGATTAACATTGGCTATTTCCTGTTCGATAAGGTCAAAGAAATGATCTGAGTTTTTCTCTTGGAAATGGAACAAGAGAAGCTGATAGAGTTCATAGTGCTGTCGTAGTTCCTCTGAAAAAGACAGTAGTTTTTCTAGGATTTCCTTGTTAGTCAAGTGCATGCGAAACATAGGGCGATAAAATCGTTTATCGCTGAGTTTACGGCTATCTTGTTGTATCAATTTCCAGTAGCGTTTCAAGGACCGGTATTCCTGCGATTTTCTGTCGAATTGATTCATAATTAGAATACGAACGCGGTTCATAGCACGGCTAAGGTGCTGCACAATGTGAAAGCGGTCCAGAACAATCTTGGTGTTTGGAAATAGCTGTCTAGCCAATTTGTAGTAAGGACTAAACATATCCATGGTAATGACTTTGACTTGATTTCTAACCTTTCTAGGATAGCGTAGAAAGTGGTTTCGGATGGTTGCTTGTGTTCTTCCGTCTAGAATAGTTATGACATTTAGGGAGTTGAAATCTTGAGCGATAAAGCTCATTTTCCCCTTTTTGAAGGCATACTCATCCCAGCTCATCACCTCAGGTAAGGTATTCCAATCTGTTTCAAACTTGAACTCATTAAGCTTTCTCATAACTGATGAGGTTGAGATAGATAGCCTGTGTGCAATATGTGTCATTGCTTGATTTTCGATGAGTAATTGAGCAATCTTCTGGTTAACAGCGACGGAGATTTGGTGGTTCTTCTTGACAAGAGGAGTTTCAGCGACCGCTATTTTTCTGCAATCTTTACACTTGAAGCGACGCTTTCTAAGTCGGATAAGCAAGGGATAACCAGCAGTTTCTAGGTAGGGAATTTTGGAGGGTTTTTGGAAGTCGTATTTTGCCATTTGTCCCTTGCAGGAGGGACATTTAGGGGCTGTATAATCCAAATGACCATGAAGTTCTAAGTGAGTTCCCATATCATATTCATTAGAGATAGTGATATTTTTGTCTTTAATTCTGAGAAGATTTGTGATAAGATTTAGTTGTTCCATATGAGTCTTTCTAATGTGAGTTTGGTTGCTTTTCATTATAGGCCATATGGGACTTTTTTTCTACAATCAAAAAGACTCCATAATATCCATAGAGGATTTACCCACTACAGATATTATAGAGCCCAAATTCATAAAGGGCAGTAGATAAGTAACGCTCCCCGTTATCTGCCAAGATAGCCAATACTTTTTTACCAGCACCCAATTCTTTCGCAACTTCGATAGCTGCGTGGATAGCTGCACCAGATGAAATACCAACAAGGAATCCTTCCTGTCCACCGATTGCACGACCAGTAGCCAGAGCATCATCAGATTTGACACGGATAATACCGTCGTAAGCGGCCGTATCTAAGGTATCAGGGATGAAACCAGCTGAAATTCCTTGGATTTTGTGAGGTCCAGGAGCTTCACCAGACAGCACAGCGGACTCGTCAGCTTCTACGGCATAGATGGAAATGTTTGGGTTAGCCGCTTTCAAAACATGCGAAACACCTGATACGGTACCACCGGTACCGACGCCTGATACAAAGGCATCCAGACCTGTTGCACCAAAGTCTTCCAAAATTTCCTGTCCTGTTGTATCTTCATGAACTTTTGGATTGGATGGATTGGCAAACTGGAACGGAACCCAGCCATTTTTCTCTTCGGCAATTTCTTTTGCCTTGGCGATGGCACCCTTCATACCTTCACTACCAGGTGTCAAGACAAGTTCAGCACCATAGGCCTGAATAATCTTGCGACGCTCAATACTCATGGTTTCAGGCATAACAATAATCACCTTGTAGCCCTTAGCTGCACCAACCCATGCAAGTCCGATACCAGTATTACCACTGGTTGGCTCAACGATAGTGTCGCCAGGCTTGATAGTACCAGCCTTTTCAGCATCTTCAATCATCGCCAAGGCGATACGGTCTTTGACAGAAGAACCTGGGTTAAAGGCTTCTAACTTAACATAGACATCCGCTGCTCCCTCAGGAACAATATTATTGAGCTTGATAATTGGCGTTTTTCCAACT
The nucleotide sequence above comes from Streptococcus sp. 29887. Encoded proteins:
- a CDS encoding S1 RNA-binding domain-containing protein — translated: MRIGDKIKGTVSGIQPYGAFVDLENGTTGLIHISEIKTGFVDNIYDHVKIGQEVLVQVVDFDEYTEKASLSIRTLEEEQQKIPRHHRFTNERNKIGFSPLAKSLPRWIQEAKEYLKEQKEKKV
- a CDS encoding ISL3 family transposase, giving the protein MEQLNLITNLLRIKDKNITISNEYDMGTHLELHGHLDYTAPKCPSCKGQMAKYDFQKPSKIPYLETAGYPLLIRLRKRRFKCKDCRKIAVAETPLVKKNHQISVAVNQKIAQLLIENQAMTHIAHRLSISTSSVMRKLNEFKFETDWNTLPEVMSWDEYAFKKGKMSFIAQDFNSLNVITILDGRTQATIRNHFLRYPRKVRNQVKVITMDMFSPYYKLARQLFPNTKIVLDRFHIVQHLSRAMNRVRILIMNQFDRKSQEYRSLKRYWKLIQQDSRKLSDKRFYRPMFRMHLTNKEILEKLLSFSEELRQHYELYQLLLFHFQEKNSDHFFDLIEQEIANVNPIFQTVFKTFLKDKEKVLNAMELPYSNAKLEATNNLIKVIKRNAFGFRNFENFKKRILIALNIKKERTNFVLSRC
- the cysK gene encoding cysteine synthase A, yielding MAIYQNITQLVGKTPIIKLNNIVPEGAADVYVKLEAFNPGSSVKDRIALAMIEDAEKAGTIKPGDTIVEPTSGNTGIGLAWVGAAKGYKVIIVMPETMSIERRKIIQAYGAELVLTPGSEGMKGAIAKAKEIAEEKNGWVPFQFANPSNPKVHEDTTGQEILEDFGATGLDAFVSGVGTGGTVSGVSHVLKAANPNISIYAVEADESAVLSGEAPGPHKIQGISAGFIPDTLDTAAYDGIIRVKSDDALATGRAIGGQEGFLVGISSGAAIHAAIEVAKELGAGKKVLAILADNGERYLSTALYEFGLYNICSG